A region from the Geobacillus vulcani PSS1 genome encodes:
- a CDS encoding YndM family protein has translation MRHLLALVLKYLLTATVMFAILPLFLRISSAEILWFSLWLTLVAYAIGDFYILPRLGNVSATIADFGLVLMAVWIGIGAFYDITGAAMLNAAFFSALLAAMGELLLHAYVLRFVIVEHGEEGAPLIGRQWQTEAAEELDVRAVRPGSNDRKRAEQEDEQHRQEPPHPPIL, from the coding sequence ATGAGACATTTGCTTGCATTAGTGCTGAAATATTTGCTAACCGCCACGGTGATGTTTGCCATTTTACCGCTGTTTTTGCGCATTTCATCGGCAGAGATTTTATGGTTCAGCCTTTGGCTGACGCTTGTCGCCTATGCGATCGGCGACTTTTACATTCTGCCGCGCCTTGGCAACGTCTCAGCGACGATCGCCGACTTTGGGCTTGTGTTGATGGCGGTATGGATCGGCATCGGCGCGTTTTATGACATCACCGGCGCCGCCATGTTAAACGCGGCGTTTTTCTCCGCCCTGCTTGCGGCAATGGGGGAATTGCTGCTTCACGCCTATGTGTTGCGATTTGTCATCGTCGAGCACGGTGAAGAAGGCGCCCCGCTCATCGGCCGCCAATGGCAAACAGAAGCAGCCGAGGAGTTGGATGTCCGCGCCGTCCGTCCGGGCAGCAACGATCGTAAACGAGCGGAACAGGAGGATGAACAGCATCGTCAAGAGCCTCCCCATCCCCCCATCCTATGA
- a CDS encoding 5-bromo-4-chloroindolyl phosphate hydrolysis family protein yields the protein MKQLLRTIWRWFVSWNAGVIVAVIVFIVADFRFWPSILSGMGAMWGVSAIMKRRHHRLPADVSVEELVYVRRQLGEARALWKRLRRARYRLRSVAMWQTVSRLSTIVDRIIRAIEQQPHQLRLAQPFFLNEWPTAVEMVEKYVYLTQQPVQSADMVKALQETERVLDELTSAAERQLLEVLSNDVWSLQTEAKLLERSLQQSNGLCRPLSKKGE from the coding sequence ATGAAGCAGTTGCTTCGTACGATATGGCGTTGGTTTGTCTCGTGGAATGCAGGAGTCATCGTCGCGGTGATCGTATTCATCGTCGCTGATTTTCGCTTTTGGCCTTCGATTTTATCCGGAATGGGCGCGATGTGGGGGGTGTCGGCCATCATGAAAAGGCGGCATCATCGCCTGCCGGCTGATGTGTCGGTTGAGGAGCTTGTCTACGTCCGCAGACAGCTTGGCGAAGCGCGCGCGTTATGGAAGCGGCTGCGCCGCGCTCGCTATCGGCTTCGTTCGGTGGCGATGTGGCAAACAGTTTCCCGGTTGAGCACCATCGTCGATCGAATCATTCGCGCCATCGAGCAACAACCGCATCAACTGCGCCTCGCCCAGCCGTTTTTTTTAAACGAATGGCCGACGGCGGTGGAGATGGTGGAGAAATACGTTTATTTGACGCAGCAGCCGGTGCAAAGCGCCGACATGGTGAAAGCATTGCAGGAGACGGAAAGAGTGCTTGACGAGCTGACTTCGGCGGCCGAACGGCAGTTGCTTGAGGTGTTATCGAACGACGTCTGGTCGCTGCAAACGGAAGCGAAATTGCTGGAGCGATCGCTCCAACAATCGAACGGGCTTTGTCGGCCGCTGTCAAAGAAAGGAGAATGA
- a CDS encoding toxic anion resistance protein → MDERNHGMESTDWLQGLERTSSLDELLAQPFSSPAEPRLKEEEKPARALDALKPEHREKALALAKQIDPANHQAVLQYGVAAQAELSKFSHAILHHVQTKDAGPVGEVISELMAKIKEVNPDDLMPAKKGWLSRLFGAVARPLQEMVAKYQKIGLEIDKIADRLEKHRHLLLRDIMMLETLYEKNKDYFEALNIYIAAAEYKLEELRTKTIPEKQAEAERSGDQMAWQDVQDLRQFAERLEKRVHDLKLSRQVTIQTAPQIRMIQHMNETLVERIQSSILHAIPLWKNQVVIALTLFRQQKAAAAQKQVAETTNELLLRNSEMLKTNSIEIAKENERGLVDIETLKRTQENLIATLEETLKIQAEGRLKRQQAERELAAMEAELKQTLLALKRPEQ, encoded by the coding sequence ATGGACGAGCGAAATCATGGAATGGAATCGACGGATTGGCTGCAAGGGCTGGAACGGACAAGTTCCCTCGATGAGTTGCTTGCCCAGCCGTTTTCTTCGCCGGCCGAACCGCGGCTCAAGGAAGAAGAAAAACCGGCGCGCGCACTGGATGCGTTGAAGCCTGAGCATCGGGAAAAAGCGCTTGCGCTTGCCAAACAAATTGACCCGGCTAACCATCAGGCTGTCTTGCAATATGGGGTGGCGGCGCAAGCCGAGCTGTCGAAGTTTTCTCATGCGATTTTGCATCATGTGCAAACGAAAGACGCTGGTCCGGTCGGCGAAGTGATCAGCGAACTCATGGCCAAAATCAAAGAAGTCAATCCCGACGACTTGATGCCGGCGAAAAAAGGATGGTTATCCCGCTTGTTCGGCGCAGTGGCCAGGCCGTTGCAAGAGATGGTGGCGAAATACCAAAAAATCGGCTTGGAGATTGATAAAATCGCTGACCGGCTGGAGAAGCACCGGCATTTGTTGCTCCGCGACATTATGATGCTTGAGACGCTTTATGAAAAAAACAAAGACTATTTTGAGGCGCTCAATATTTATATTGCGGCGGCCGAATACAAACTCGAGGAGCTGCGGACGAAGACGATTCCGGAAAAACAAGCGGAAGCGGAGCGCTCCGGCGATCAAATGGCATGGCAGGATGTACAGGATTTGCGGCAGTTTGCCGAGCGACTTGAGAAGCGGGTGCATGACCTAAAGCTCAGCCGGCAAGTGACGATTCAAACGGCGCCGCAAATCCGCATGATTCAACATATGAACGAAACGCTTGTCGAGCGGATTCAGTCGTCGATTTTGCATGCGATTCCGCTTTGGAAAAATCAAGTGGTCATCGCTTTGACGCTGTTCCGCCAACAAAAGGCCGCTGCGGCGCAAAAGCAGGTCGCCGAAACGACGAATGAGCTGTTATTGCGCAATTCGGAAATGTTAAAAACGAACAGCATTGAAATCGCCAAGGAAAACGAGCGCGGCTTGGTTGATATTGAAACGTTGAAGCGAACGCAAGAAAATTTGATCGCTACGCTCGAAGAAACGTTGAAAATTCAGGCGGAAGGACGTTTGAAACGACAGCAGGCCGAACGCGAGCTCGCGGCGATGGAAGCGGAACTGAAACAGACGCTGCTCGCGCTGAAGCGACCGGAACAATAA
- a CDS encoding YozQ family protein yields MTKKKQPVAIAGQQYDPADGGDESFVYEALSETREQVSDVYAEGTVEAAVNQENGSNIPLSQE; encoded by the coding sequence ATGACGAAAAAGAAACAGCCCGTTGCGATTGCCGGGCAGCAATACGATCCGGCAGATGGCGGGGACGAGTCGTTTGTGTATGAGGCACTCTCTGAGACGCGCGAACAGGTGAGCGATGTGTATGCAGAAGGAACGGTTGAGGCGGCAGTGAATCAAGAAAATGGTTCGAACATCCCCCTTTCGCAGGAGTAA